In one Winogradskyella sp. MH6 genomic region, the following are encoded:
- a CDS encoding type II secretion system protein GspG, with translation MIELILSTLAEFGLIREDYKHRKRISKKEKEDGIKRPIQKYFLQPSSIMVLSVLIIGSLSAFLFFSYQRTSIFPEKTKKEITEMSDRMEKWNEKFGKYPTDLNELIGNSPIRQDWKKDSWNRPYQYSVKENGFLIVSAGSDGQFGTKDDIKSE, from the coding sequence ATGATTGAATTAATACTTTCGACTTTAGCAGAATTTGGACTAATTCGGGAGGATTATAAACACCGAAAACGGATTAGTAAAAAAGAAAAAGAAGACGGAATTAAAAGACCGATTCAGAAATATTTTCTACAACCGAGTTCAATAATGGTTCTTTCAGTTTTGATTATTGGAAGTTTAAGTGCATTTCTGTTCTTTAGCTACCAAAGGACTTCGATTTTCCCAGAAAAAACCAAAAAAGAAATAACGGAAATGAGTGACAGAATGGAAAAGTGGAATGAAAAATTTGGAAAATATCCAACTGACCTAAACGAATTGATTGGAAATAGCCCAATAAGACAGGATTGGAAAAAAGATTCATGGAATCGACCTTATCAATACTCGGTTAAAGAAAATGGATTTTTAATTGTGTCAGCTGGTTCTGACGGACAATTTGGGACTAAAGATGACATTAAATCGGAATAA
- the xerA gene encoding site-specific tyrosine recombinase/integron integrase, protein MELRKNITLKHLFLDQKKCIGIQFKSDKILQVLIESLPNVDWSDKFEMYYVPNTKLNLDLIFKTFNGVAWINGNYFFHEKVVNVNNPVLKLDSYRKRKPMEGYKTCPESYLLKLELKRYSFNTVKNYISSFESFINHFKEKELNEINEMDIRTYLQLLIQKGLSNSQVNLTINSIKFYYETVLGMPNRFYSIERPRKKKSLPEVLSKKEVLRIIDCTSNLKHRCIVGLLYSSGLRRSELLNLKIKDIDSKRMVVVVKDAKGNKDRVTVLSPKLLKNLQEYYKEYRPETYLFEGQKGGKYSVSSVLNIVKSASQKAGIYKKVTPHVLRHSFATHLLENGTDLRHIQLLLGHSSTKTTEIYTHVANSSFSDIKDLLS, encoded by the coding sequence ATGGAACTACGAAAAAACATAACCTTAAAGCACTTATTTCTCGACCAGAAAAAATGTATAGGTATTCAATTTAAGTCCGACAAAATATTACAGGTTCTCATCGAGAGTCTGCCTAATGTGGATTGGAGCGATAAATTTGAAATGTATTACGTACCAAACACAAAGTTGAACTTAGACCTGATTTTCAAAACTTTCAATGGTGTAGCATGGATAAATGGCAATTATTTCTTTCATGAAAAGGTAGTGAACGTAAATAACCCAGTATTAAAATTAGATAGCTATAGAAAGAGAAAACCAATGGAAGGCTACAAAACATGTCCTGAGTCGTATTTACTTAAACTGGAGCTTAAAAGATACTCTTTCAACACCGTAAAAAACTATATTTCGAGTTTCGAATCTTTCATAAACCATTTCAAAGAGAAGGAACTGAACGAAATCAATGAAATGGATATACGAACATACCTTCAATTATTGATTCAGAAGGGGCTCTCTAATTCCCAAGTAAATCTCACAATAAACAGTATAAAGTTTTATTACGAAACAGTGCTGGGTATGCCAAACCGTTTTTATTCGATTGAACGTCCAAGAAAAAAAAAGTCACTACCTGAGGTATTGTCCAAAAAAGAAGTTCTCCGTATTATTGACTGTACCAGCAATTTAAAGCACAGGTGTATAGTTGGGCTACTCTACTCTTCTGGTCTGCGACGCAGTGAGCTTTTGAACCTTAAAATTAAGGATATTGATAGTAAACGGATGGTGGTTGTGGTTAAAGATGCAAAGGGAAACAAAGATAGGGTTACGGTCTTGAGCCCAAAGCTTCTGAAGAATCTTCAAGAATATTACAAAGAGTATAGACCTGAAACCTATCTTTTTGAAGGACAGAAAGGTGGTAAATATAGTGTATCAAGTGTCTTGAACATTGTAAAATCAGCTTCCCAAAAAGCAGGTATCTATAAAAAGGTTACGCCCCATGTGCTTAGGCACAGTTTTGCAACTCATCTTTTGGAAAATGGCACAGATCTCAGACATATACAACTTCTCCTAGGACACAGTTCTACAAAGACTACAGAAATTTATACGCACGTTGCTAACAGTTCCTTTTCGGATATAAAAGATTTATTATCTTAG
- a CDS encoding restriction endonuclease: MKNNGKSLEKTIRLIQETLKDSENTKIFNNYKIENESGQKREIDILIVSSINDFDIKIAIECKDYNKKVPVKEIEAFESKCDRIKQINKKVFVSTNGYQADAINTAKYYGIELHTANKLKKEDIQSWFPIKQMGLQIESKFIAPTLYLDTTQEILDTILKEFNGIVYRENINEPIKIETLLIEAIENNKRVMMNLAIVEWIKLEESKKDESFPIQFKLDFNDYYIKSTDIKKIKLLGLTSSVYVKFVKRDATILSGRIVKGSKENDITKFITIDVGGNIKSDIIIDKNEELTFFATNKKGESEKLKSLFTYNPKTKKFSGK, from the coding sequence ATGAAGAACAATGGAAAATCGTTAGAAAAAACTATCCGACTTATCCAAGAGACTTTAAAAGATTCTGAAAACACAAAAATTTTCAATAATTATAAAATCGAAAACGAAAGTGGTCAGAAGCGAGAAATTGACATATTAATCGTTTCCTCAATAAATGACTTTGATATTAAGATTGCGATTGAATGTAAAGATTATAATAAAAAAGTTCCTGTTAAAGAAATTGAAGCATTCGAATCGAAATGTGATAGGATTAAACAAATTAATAAGAAAGTTTTTGTTAGTACAAACGGATATCAGGCTGACGCAATAAATACAGCAAAATATTACGGAATTGAATTACATACCGCAAATAAACTCAAAAAAGAAGATATTCAAAGTTGGTTTCCAATAAAACAAATGGGACTTCAAATTGAGTCAAAATTTATCGCACCAACTTTATATTTAGATACTACACAGGAAATATTAGATACTATTTTAAAAGAGTTTAATGGAATTGTTTACAGAGAGAACATTAATGAACCTATTAAAATAGAAACGCTTTTAATTGAGGCTATTGAAAATAATAAAAGGGTAATGATGAACCTTGCTATTGTTGAATGGATAAAATTGGAAGAATCGAAAAAAGACGAATCTTTCCCTATACAATTCAAACTTGACTTTAATGATTATTATATAAAATCAACAGATATAAAAAAAATCAAACTTTTGGGATTAACATCAAGTGTATATGTAAAATTCGTGAAAAGAGATGCTACAATTTTAAGCGGGAGAATTGTTAAAGGTTCAAAAGAAAATGATATTACAAAATTTATAACAATAGACGTTGGAGGAAATATAAAAAGTGACATTATAATAGACAAAAATGAGGAATTAACATTTTTCGCAACAAATAAAAAAGGGGAATCTGAAAAATTGAAATCTTTATTTACTTACAATCCGAAAACAAAAAAATTTAGCGGTAAATAA
- a CDS encoding DinB family protein, whose translation MKMTQSELIILNFTEIRRRSIKLWNGLPEKYYNWKPDEKAMSASEMIRHVLEADYGWNLIINQGDMTNYKTPWENRAFISLTDELEFAEPYRKTFIESIKHFSDKELNETEIVHPGNGDKKILAKYLLRIGYHESVHAGQFLSYLRAMKIDRPNIWD comes from the coding sequence ATGAAAATGACCCAATCTGAACTTATAATTTTAAATTTTACAGAAATAAGGAGAAGAAGTATAAAACTTTGGAATGGACTACCTGAGAAATATTATAATTGGAAACCTGACGAAAAAGCAATGAGTGCGTCAGAAATGATAAGACACGTTTTGGAGGCTGATTATGGATGGAATCTTATTATTAATCAAGGTGATATGACAAATTATAAAACACCTTGGGAAAACCGAGCATTTATTAGCCTTACTGATGAACTTGAATTTGCCGAACCTTATAGAAAAACATTTATAGAAAGTATTAAACATTTTTCGGATAAGGAATTAAACGAAACCGAAATCGTTCACCCTGGAAATGGAGACAAGAAAATCCTTGCAAAATATTTGTTACGGATTGGATATCACGAATCAGTTCACGCAGGACAATTTCTGTCGTATTTAAGAGCAATGAAAATTGATAGACCAAACATATGGGATTGA
- a CDS encoding IS110 family transposase, producing MKNVRDVIGIDVSKKTIDATAYQSEHHAVFTNDRAGYSKLLKWANHQVGSDSYFLCFENTGNYSLKLSVFLSESGVCYVEESPMRIKRSTGLTREKTDKLDSYMIARFGWMYREELQPSHMKPQIFQELGRILSLRDQLVKDRSGLKSTLKENKHLLSSPSTDVCCKILERSIKHIDKQIEALESQMKTLVKTDDTLRQNYELLRSVKGVGLILSCQLLYHTSNFIKFSTWRTFSSYCGIAPFEYSSGSSIRRRKQSHYIGDRKMKTLLSMAAVSAIQSDQELKKYYHRKLEEGKHKMIALNNVRNKILARSFAVIKRGTPFVNIAAVNY from the coding sequence ATGAAAAATGTTAGAGATGTAATCGGGATAGATGTATCCAAGAAAACCATAGATGCTACAGCATACCAAAGCGAGCATCATGCTGTATTTACCAATGATAGAGCAGGTTATTCAAAACTCCTTAAATGGGCAAATCACCAAGTTGGCAGTGATTCTTATTTTTTATGTTTCGAAAATACGGGCAATTACTCACTAAAGCTATCTGTTTTTTTATCAGAAAGTGGAGTTTGTTATGTAGAAGAAAGTCCTATGCGCATAAAGCGCAGTACAGGTCTTACAAGAGAGAAGACAGACAAGCTAGACTCTTATATGATAGCCAGGTTCGGATGGATGTATAGAGAAGAGCTTCAGCCAAGTCATATGAAACCACAGATCTTTCAAGAACTGGGAAGAATACTCTCATTAAGAGACCAATTGGTTAAAGATCGAAGTGGGTTAAAATCTACATTAAAAGAAAACAAGCACTTGCTGTCAAGCCCATCCACAGATGTTTGCTGCAAGATTTTAGAACGATCTATAAAACATATAGACAAACAAATAGAAGCCTTAGAAAGCCAGATGAAAACATTGGTAAAGACCGATGATACCTTAAGGCAAAACTATGAGTTGCTGCGTTCGGTAAAAGGCGTAGGTCTTATACTTAGCTGCCAATTGCTCTACCACACCTCTAACTTTATTAAATTCAGTACATGGAGAACCTTTTCAAGTTATTGTGGTATAGCACCGTTCGAGTACAGTTCAGGAAGCTCAATAAGACGGCGAAAACAGAGCCATTATATAGGTGATAGAAAAATGAAGACCCTATTGAGCATGGCAGCCGTATCAGCTATTCAATCAGACCAAGAACTTAAGAAATACTACCATAGAAAACTCGAAGAAGGTAAACACAAAATGATAGCCTTAAACAATGTTAGAAACAAAATATTGGCAAGAAGTTTTGCAGTAATAAAAAGAGGTACGCCCTTTGTAAATATAGCAGCTGTAAATTATTAA
- a CDS encoding ATP-binding protein yields the protein MPESKIVFVGGIHGVGKGTFCNDISKKYNLEHLTASEVLKWNEISNLKNKKVKDISSTQERLINNLAKIVKPNQNYLLDGHFTLLNSSGIPLKIEDETFVGINPISIILLTCETRTILSRLTNRDDSKYDLSTIQKMQEMEVEHANHISKKLNIPLFEIKDKDSQLVYNYLKNL from the coding sequence ATGCCAGAAAGTAAAATAGTTTTTGTTGGAGGAATTCACGGAGTTGGAAAAGGGACTTTCTGTAATGATATTTCTAAAAAATACAACTTGGAGCACCTAACTGCAAGTGAAGTCCTAAAATGGAATGAAATAAGTAATTTGAAAAACAAAAAGGTTAAAGATATTAGCTCAACGCAAGAAAGATTAATTAATAATCTTGCCAAAATTGTAAAACCTAATCAAAACTACTTATTAGACGGACATTTTACTTTGTTGAATTCAAGCGGAATTCCGCTAAAAATTGAAGACGAAACTTTTGTCGGTATTAATCCAATCTCGATTATTCTATTAACTTGCGAAACAAGAACTATTTTATCAAGATTAACTAACAGAGACGATTCGAAGTATGACTTGAGTACTATTCAGAAAATGCAAGAAATGGAAGTTGAACACGCAAATCATATTTCAAAAAAACTAAATATCCCTTTATTTGAGATTAAAGACAAGGACAGCCAGTTGGTTTATAATTATTTGAAAAACTTATGA